Proteins from one bacterium genomic window:
- a CDS encoding type II secretion system protein, with amino-acid sequence MLREDERPRANALQRVVPCCGRRELGAPAASFPQFSRSPVRGHLTSSRGFTLIELMVVIVIIGILATMGTMNFTSMRNRAMEASVKGNAHTCQLAVESYAASNFGSYPPAATALADIQANLPGNVLVTNPFNGGVGLSIGGGALEGIVDYQDPVAVGAAQRYRLNCYGTGGLLIQTLSNG; translated from the coding sequence CTGCTACGGGAAGACGAACGCCCTCGTGCTAACGCTCTCCAACGGGTAGTTCCGTGCTGTGGACGGCGGGAGCTGGGTGCTCCCGCCGCCTCTTTTCCCCAGTTCTCGAGGTCCCCTGTGCGTGGACACCTGACATCGAGTCGCGGTTTCACGCTCATCGAGCTGATGGTCGTCATCGTGATCATCGGTATCCTCGCCACTATGGGGACGATGAACTTCACCAGCATGCGCAATCGGGCCATGGAAGCCTCGGTCAAGGGCAACGCCCACACCTGTCAGCTCGCCGTCGAATCCTACGCGGCCAGCAACTTCGGCAGCTATCCGCCGGCCGCAACGGCCCTGGCCGACATCCAAGCCAACCTGCCCGGCAACGTGCTCGTCACGAATCCCTTCAATGGCGGCGTCGGGCTCTCGATCGGCGGCGGTGCCCTCGAGGGAATCGTCGACTACCAGGATCCGGTCGCCGTCGGCGCGGCGCAGCGCTACCGCCTCAACTGCTACGGCACCGGCGGCCTGCTCATCCAGACCCTCAGCAACGGCTGA
- a CDS encoding pilus assembly protein PilP — protein sequence MRSVDRPASGLLLAALCALAGALPALAETPAPATPSALAPPEEVFPLQRFDLRTVPYEASLARDPFALPDYAVGTKRSSAELDLRSAVLVGIVRLRDGGYIALVEDENGDSYALTKGDPIDEGQVVAIDEAALIAWMRNGDSRQQVRLELAKEGE from the coding sequence ATGCGAAGCGTTGATCGTCCCGCGTCCGGCCTGCTGCTGGCGGCGCTCTGCGCGCTCGCCGGCGCGCTGCCGGCCCTCGCCGAGACGCCCGCGCCGGCGACGCCGAGCGCGCTGGCGCCGCCCGAAGAGGTCTTTCCGCTCCAGCGCTTCGATCTGCGCACCGTGCCCTACGAGGCCAGCCTGGCGCGCGACCCCTTCGCGCTGCCCGACTACGCCGTCGGGACGAAGCGCAGCTCGGCCGAGCTCGACCTGCGCAGCGCCGTGCTGGTCGGCATCGTGCGCCTGCGCGACGGCGGCTACATCGCGCTGGTGGAGGACGAGAACGGCGACAGCTACGCCCTGACCAAGGGCGACCCGATCGATGAGGGCCAGGTCGTCGCCATCGACGAGGCGGCCCTCATCGCCTGGATGCGCAACGGCGACTCGCGGCAGCAGGTCCGCCTGGAGCTCGCCAAGGAAGGAGAGTGA
- the pilM gene encoding type IV pilus assembly protein PilM — translation MKLPFKKESDHVVALDIGSRLVKVVEIGRGENGPRLLRYGTSHVSPDAVVEGEIMDRDLLLEAIEAAFANAGIKKGKVVSAVSSRSVIVKRLLMDRMSSEEARALIEMEASSHIPFEIEDVSLDFQLLEPNAGDGKMEVLLVAAKREVIYEHLSLLRDAGLSPAVIDVDTFAIQNLHEGLRREEPLATLVNVGSEVTNVSIVREGFPLFTRDFSVGCGQYVEALQRDLEIPYEDALKLISTNNVENTHPQEAGQETIARLAEEIAVGLERSLAYLRSAGEVEELSGVFLSGGGGNLPVLRERLEERLRLPVKAVDPLAALELDPAMESEMRELGLPALLGVAVGLGLREVSA, via the coding sequence ATGAAGCTGCCCTTCAAGAAAGAGAGCGATCACGTGGTCGCCCTCGACATCGGCAGCCGGCTCGTCAAGGTCGTCGAGATCGGCCGCGGCGAGAACGGACCGCGCCTTCTGCGCTACGGCACCTCCCATGTCTCCCCGGACGCGGTCGTCGAGGGTGAGATCATGGACAGGGATCTGCTGCTGGAAGCGATCGAGGCCGCCTTCGCAAACGCGGGCATCAAGAAGGGCAAGGTGGTGAGCGCGGTCTCCAGCCGCTCGGTCATCGTCAAGCGCCTGCTCATGGATCGGATGAGCAGCGAAGAAGCGCGGGCCCTCATCGAGATGGAGGCCTCCAGCCACATCCCCTTCGAGATCGAGGACGTCAGCCTCGACTTCCAGCTCCTCGAGCCCAACGCCGGCGACGGCAAGATGGAGGTCCTGCTCGTCGCCGCCAAGCGCGAGGTGATCTACGAGCACCTCTCGCTGCTGCGCGACGCCGGGCTCAGCCCCGCGGTGATCGACGTCGATACCTTCGCGATCCAGAACCTGCACGAGGGCCTGCGTCGCGAGGAACCCCTGGCCACCCTGGTGAACGTGGGTTCCGAGGTGACGAACGTCAGCATCGTCCGCGAGGGCTTCCCGCTGTTCACGCGGGACTTCAGCGTCGGCTGCGGTCAGTACGTCGAGGCCCTCCAGCGCGACCTGGAGATCCCCTACGAGGACGCGCTGAAGCTGATCAGCACGAACAACGTCGAGAACACGCATCCGCAGGAGGCGGGTCAGGAAACGATCGCCCGCCTTGCCGAGGAGATCGCCGTCGGCCTCGAGCGCAGCCTCGCCTACCTGCGCTCGGCCGGCGAGGTCGAGGAACTCAGCGGCGTCTTCCTCTCGGGCGGCGGCGGCAATCTGCCCGTGCTGCGCGAGCGGCTCGAAGAGCGCCTGCGCCTGCCGGTGAAGGCCGTCGATCCCCTGGCCGCGCTCGAGCTGGACCCCGCGATGGAATCCGAGATGCGTGAGCTGGGTCTGCCGGCCTTGCTCGGCGTCGCGGTCGGGCTCGGTCTGCGGGAGGTGAGCGCATGA
- a CDS encoding ABC transporter ATP-binding protein — translation MSTSDAALLRVEDLRKSYRLGLRRRQCVLRGLGLRVERGEVYGLLGRNGAGKTTTFRLLTGLARPDGGAIHILGGRPGDRDVHLRLGYCPENPQFPPNLTVRELMRFHAALVASRLVTTRNRVDWLAAQFDLSGVSRRELRQLSRGTQQRVALALALLARPERLILDEPLTALDPLQRQRVIEILLEHKRAGTAMIVSSHVLTELQTLADRLGVLAEGRIGREIDLGAVGALPLAMDIRIPFEKAKEARLDAPDLEGVREGDTAAYRGLSFARAQTLLQRWSALGIPILELAERRELPAAEILASIAEDAAPAAVSEPARARDRDRDKERV, via the coding sequence ATGAGCACGAGCGACGCCGCGCTGCTGCGCGTCGAGGATCTGCGCAAGAGCTATCGGCTCGGCCTGCGGCGCCGGCAATGTGTGCTGCGCGGACTCGGCCTGCGCGTCGAGCGCGGGGAGGTCTACGGCCTCCTTGGCCGCAACGGCGCCGGCAAGACCACCACCTTTCGCCTGCTCACCGGCCTCGCGCGCCCCGATGGCGGCGCGATCCACATCCTCGGCGGGCGCCCCGGCGACCGCGACGTGCACCTGCGCCTGGGCTACTGCCCCGAGAACCCGCAATTCCCGCCCAACCTGACCGTGCGCGAGCTGATGCGCTTCCATGCCGCGCTCGTCGCCTCGCGCCTGGTGACGACGCGGAACCGCGTCGACTGGCTGGCGGCGCAGTTCGATCTCAGCGGCGTCAGCCGCCGCGAGTTGCGCCAGCTCTCCCGCGGCACACAGCAGCGCGTGGCGCTCGCGCTGGCCCTGCTCGCGCGACCCGAGCGCTTGATCCTCGATGAGCCGCTGACTGCGCTCGATCCCCTGCAGCGGCAGCGCGTGATCGAGATCCTCCTCGAACACAAGCGCGCCGGCACGGCGATGATCGTCTCCAGTCATGTCCTCACGGAGCTGCAGACGCTCGCCGATCGCCTGGGCGTGCTGGCGGAGGGCCGCATCGGGCGGGAGATCGACCTCGGCGCCGTGGGCGCGTTGCCGCTGGCGATGGACATCCGCATTCCCTTCGAGAAGGCGAAGGAGGCGCGCCTGGACGCGCCCGACCTCGAGGGCGTGCGCGAGGGCGACACCGCCGCCTACCGCGGCCTGTCCTTCGCGCGCGCCCAGACCCTGCTGCAGCGCTGGAGCGCGCTGGGCATCCCGATCCTCGAGCTGGCCGAGCGCCGTGAGCTGCCCGCCGCCGAGATCCTGGCCAGCATCGCCGAGGACGCCGCGCCGGCGGCCGTGAGCGAGCCCGCGCGCGCGCGCGACCGCGACCGCGACAAGGAGCGCGTATGA